Proteins from a single region of Syngnathus scovelli strain Florida chromosome 7, RoL_Ssco_1.2, whole genome shotgun sequence:
- the elna gene encoding elastin isoform X13, producing MANGKVRLLLRGLFLVAAIQPTLQGGVYVPPGAGIGTGPGTGFFPGSTGGVPAGYKPAKAAGGYGGGGQGGVPGGLVPGGVGQTGFGIGGLGAGQGGKGPKPGYGNLGTGVLGGGGYGVGGLGGGGYGGYGGVPGGIFPGAGQKAGKRGAGGHLLPFGGAGTGTGTLPAGGPVIPQTGLPGGTGAGSGKKASKVPGVDVPGLYQGGFVPVNGFGNRGVLPGVATGNGLNQKSLGAGGQGGAGAGYGGQMQPGVFHGYPLKSPKTQGGQGAKPGGGKLPFGYGGFGNQGAGLPGGKSGPGSKPGFPIGTGVGTGGISAAQAKSAKYGLGGAGGFGAVAGGAGGFGPGAGGLGGGTGGRYPGQIPGAGYGPGSKAAKYGGVPGGVPGGLPGGVAGGVPGGVPGGVPGGVPGGGYLPSAKAAKYGGVPGGVPGGLPGGVPGGVPGGVPGGVPGGVPGGVPGGVPGGGGYLPSAKAAKYGGVPGGLPGGLPGGVPGGVPGGVPGGVPGYGGYQPGAKAAKYGGVPGGVPGGVPGGVPGGVPGGVPGGVPGGVPGGGGYLPSAKAAKYGGVPGGVPGGLPGGVPGGVPGGVPGGVPGGIPWGVPWGVPGGSRYLPSAKAAKYGGVPGGVPGGGVPGGVPGGVPGGLPGGGGYVPGAKAAKYAGGVPGGGAGRLSGGVPFGVPANVPGFGGYQPAAKANNYGGVAGGVPSGVPGGVPGGVPGSVPGGVPGFGGYQPGAKAAKYGGVPGGVPGGIPGGIPGGIPGGLPGGIPGGIPGGVPGGVPGGGYSPSAKAAKYGGVPGGVPGGVPGGVPGGVPGGVPGGVPGGVPGGVPGGVPGGGYSPSAKAAKYGGVPGGVPGGVPGGVPGGVPGAVPGWAPFAVPGGGQRYPGSGPYSPAAKAAKYGGAGAGFGTGGLGGAGAGFGTGGLGGAGAGFGTGGLGGAGAGFGTGGRGGAGAGFGTGGLGGAGAGFGTGGLGGAGVGGRPSLVPGGVGQYSPASKAAKYGGAAAGLGGTGLGGPHGGIGGVPGLVPGVGGGPYSAAAKAAKYGGLGAGIGTGGLGGTGTGIGGVPGLVPGGGTGGQYAAAAAKAAKYGGAGAGLGTAGVVGTGIGGVPGLVPGGVGNGQYNAAAAAAAKAAKYGGAGAGLGAGGLGGTGGQLPGFVPGGGQYSPAAKAAKYGGAGAGLGTGGPGGAGGQVPGFVPGGVGGGPYSAAAKAAKYGGAGAHLGTGGLERRGGQVPGFLPGGFGGGQYSAAAKAAKYGGAGAGLGTGGLGGSGGLGGTGVGGGPGLVPGGGQYPAAAGAAKAAKYGGAGAGLGTGGLGGTGVGVPGLLPGGAESGQYSGAAAKAAKYGISTGGGAGVGAGLAGAGVGAGTVGGAVPGAGLALPGATPHTAVSGLPDGSAVAVPSGTGATVAGKPPKNIGPSGSPFPGPTPSASNGKATELPQPTGTKGQSPTGKCEPSF from the exons ATGGCTAACGGAAAGGTTCGGCTGCTCCTCCGTGGACTCTTCCTCGTAGCGGCGATTCAGCCCACTCTGCAAGGAG GCGTGTATGTACCACCTGGTGCGGGCATAGGCACTGGACCAGGAACTGGATTCTTTCCAG GGTCTACGGGAGGAGTGCCCGCCGGCTATAAACCAGCTAAAGCAGCAG GTGGTTATGGAGGTGGCGGGCAAGGCGGCGTCCCGGGAGGTCTGGTGCCAGGAGGTGTTGGCCAGACTGGATTTGGTATTGGAGGACTTGGAGCAG GACAAGGTGGAAAAGGACCTAAACCAG GTTATGGAAATCTAGGAACCGGAGTTCTCGGAGGTGGCGGCTATGGAGTTGGAGGCCTCGGCGGTG GTGGTTATGGGGGATATGGAGGAGTCCCTGGTGGAATCTTCCCAGGAGCTGGACAGAAGGCTGGTAAAAGAG GTGCTGGAGGCCATCTGCTACCATTTGGAG GAGCCGGAACTGGAACTGGAACTCTTCCTGCTGGAG GCCCCGTGATCCCCCAGACAGGTTTGCCAGGAGGGACTGGTGCTGGATCAGGAAAGAAAGCTTCCAAAGTACCAG GTGTGGATGTACCAGGGCTTTATCAAGGTGGATTCGTACCAGTAAATG GATTTGGAAACCGCGGAGTTCTTCCAGGAGTTGCCACTGGCAATGGCCTCAATCAAAAATCCC TTGGAGCAGGGGGACAGGGTGGAGCAGGAGCAG GCTATGGTGGGCAAATGCAGCCCGGAGTGTTCCATGGATACCCTCTGAAATCACCCAAAACTCAAG GTGGCCAGGGAGCAAAACCTGGAGGCGGAAAACTTCCCTTTG GTTACGGCGGTTTTGGTAATCAAGGAGCTGGACTTCCGGGAGGTAAAAGTGGCCCCGGCTCAAAGCCTGGATTTCCTATTGGGACTG GAGTTGGCACTGGTGGCATCTCAGCTGCACAGGCCAAATCTGCCAAATATG GTTTGGGTGGTGCTGGTGGTTTTGGTGCTGTTGCTGGTGGTGCTGGTGGATTTGGTCCTGGTGCAGGTGGTTTGGGTGGTGGCACAGGTGGACGATATCCAGGGCAGATTCCAGGAG CAGGCTATGGACCTGGGTCCAAAGCTGCTAAATATG GTGGTGTGCCAGGTGGTGTTCCTGGTGGCCTTCCAGGTGGTGTTGCGGGTGGTGTTCCTGGTGGCGTTCCAGGTGGTGTTCCTGGTGGTGTTCCAGGTGGTGGATATTTACCATCAGCCAAAGCAGCGAAATATG GTGGTGTACCAGGGGGTGTACCAGGTGGTTTACCAGGTGGTGTACCAGGgggtgtaccaggaggtgtaccaggaggtgtcCCCGGAGGTGTACCAGGGGGCGTACCAGgaggtgtaccaggaggtggTGGATATCTTCCGTCAGCAAAAGCAGCTAAATACG GTGGTGTCCCAGGAGGTCTACCAGGTGGTCTACCAGGGGGTGTGCCAGGTGGTGTGCCCGGTGGAGTGCCCGGTGGTGTACCAGGATATGGTGGATATCAGCCAGGAGCCAAAGCAGCTAAATATG GGGGCGTACCAGGGGGTGTACCAGGGGGCGTACCAGGGGGCGTACCAGGGGGCGTACCAGGTGGCGTACCAGGGGGTGTACCAGGGGGTGTACCTGGAGGTGGTGGATATCTCCCGTCAGCCAAAGCAGCTAAATATG GTGGTGTCCCAGGAGGTGTGCCAGGGGGTTTACCAGGTGGCGTACCAGGTGGTGTACCAGGTGGTGTACCAGGTGGCGTACCAGGGGGCATACCATGGGGTGTACCATGGGGTGTACCAGGGGGTAGTAGATATCTCCCATCAGCAAAAGCAGCTAAATATG GTGGTGTACCAGGCGGTGTACCTGGTGGTGGTGTTCCTGGTGGTGTACCGGGTGGCGTTCCAGGTGGCTTACCTGGAGGTGGCGGATATGTACCAGGAGCCAAAGCAGCTAAATACG CAGGTGGTGTTCCAGGTGGTGGAGCAGGGCGTTTGTCAGGTGGGGTACCATTCGGTGTACCTGCTAATGTACCAGGATTTGGTGGATATCAACCAGCAGCCAAAGCAAATAATTATG GAGGTGTAGCAGGTGGAGTACCAAGTGGTGTTCCTGGTGGTGTACCCGGTGGCGTACCAGGCAGTGTGCCCGGTGGTGTACCAGGATTTGGCGGATATCAGCCAGGAGCCAAAGCAGCTAAATATG GTGGCGTCCCTGGTGGAGTACCTGGTGGTATCCCTGGTGGCATACCTGGAGGCATCCCTGGTGGTCTACCTGGTGGCATCCCTGGAGGCATACCTGGTGGTGTACCTGGTGGTGTTCCAGGAGGTGGATATTCACCATCAGCCAAAGCAGCTAAATATG GGGGTGTACCTGGCGGTGTACCTGGTGGTGTACCTGGCGGTGTACCTGGCGGTGTACCTGGTGGTGTACCTGGTGGTGTACCTGGTGGCGTACCTGGTGGTGTTCCAGGTGGTGTACCAGGGGGTGGATATTCACCATCAGCCAAAGCAGCAAAATATG GtggtgtaccaggaggtgtacCAGGAGGAGTGCCAGGTGGTGTGCCAGGTGGTGTGCCAGGTGCTGTGCCAGGTTGGGCACCATTTGCAGTACCAGGAGGAGGTCAGAGATATCCAGGCTCTGGTCCATACTCACCAGCAGCCAAAGCAGCAAAATATG gaggagcaggagcaggatttGGAACAGGAGGACTgggaggagcaggagcaggatttGGAACAGGAGGACTgggaggagcaggagcaggatttGGAACAGGAGGACTgggaggagcaggagcagggttTGGAACAGGAGGACGgggaggagcaggagcagggttTGGAACAGGAGGACTgggaggagcaggagcagggttTGGAACAGGAGGACTGGGAGGAGCAGGAGTAGGGGGAAGACCTAGTTTGGTACCAGGAGGAGTTGGACAGTACTCTCCTGCTTCAAAAGCTGCCAAATATG GAGGAGCTGCAGCAGGGTTAGGAGGTACAGGATTGGGAGGACCACATGGAGGAATAGGGGGAGTACCAGGTTTAGTCCCAGGAGTAGGGGGTGGACCATACTCTGCTGCTGCAAAAGCTGCTAAATATG GAGGACTGGGGGCAGGGATAGGAACTGGAGGACTGGGAGGAACAGGAACAGGGATAGGCGGAGTACCTGGTTTAGTTCCAGGAGGAGGAACAGGTGGACAATACGCTGCTGCTGCGGCAAAGGCTGCCAAATACG GTGGAGCAGGAGCAGGGTTAGGAACAGCCGGAGTCGTAGGAACGGGAATAGGAGGAGTGCCCGGTCTGGTACCAGGAGGAGTTGGAAATGGACAATAcaatgctgctgccgctgctgctgcaaagGCTGCCAAATATG gaggagcaggagcagggttGGGAGCAGGAGGCCTCGGAGGAACAGGTGGACAATTACCTGGTTTTGTTCCTGGAGGTGGACAGTACTCTCCTGCTGCAAAAGCTGCCAAATATG GTGGAGCAGGAGCAGGGTTAGGAACCGGGGGACCGGGTGGTGCAGGTGGGCAAGTACCTGGTTTTGTTCCAGGAGGAGTTGGGGGTGGACCATACTCTGCTGCTGCAAAAGCTGCCAAATATG GAGGAGCAGGCGCTCACTTAGGAACTGGTGGACTGGAACGTAGAGGTGGGCAAGTACCTGGTTTTCTTCCCGGAGGATTTGGAGGTGGCCAATACTCTGCTGCTGCAAAAGCTGCTAAATACG GGGGAGCAGGAGCTGGGTTAGGAACAGGAGGCCTGGGGGGATCAGGAGGACTGGGAGGAACAGGAGTAGGAGGAGGGCCTGGTTTGGTACCAGGAGGAGGACAATACCCCGCCGCTGCTGGTGCTGCAAAAGCTGCCAAATATG GAGGAGCAGGGGCCGGATTAGGAACAGGAGGACTGGGAGGGACGGGAGTAGGAGTGCCTGGTTTATTACCCGGAGGAGCTGAAAGTGGACAATATTCTGGTGCTGCTGCAAAAGCTGCTAAATATG GAATCTcaacaggaggtggagcagggGTTGGCGCAGGATTAGCAGGAGCAGGAGTTGGAGCAGGAACAGTTGGAG GGGCTGTTCCTGGAGCGGGTCTTGCCTTGCCAGGAGCGACCCCACACACTGCAGTTAGCGGCCTCCCTGATGGTTCTGCCGTTGCTGTGCCGAGTGGCACCGGTGCTACCGTTGCTGGAAAGCCAC CAAAGAATATAGGCCCTTCTGGATCTCCTTTTCCAG GCCCCACCCCTAGTGCCTCAAATGGGAAGGCCACAGAGCTCCCACAGCCCA CTGGTACAAAAGGTCAAAGTCCAACTGGCAAGTGTGAACcatctttttaa
- the elna gene encoding elastin isoform X9 produces MANGKVRLLLRGLFLVAAIQPTLQGGVYVPPGAGIGTGPGTGFFPGSTGGVPAGYKPAKAAGGYGGGGQGGVPGGLVPGGVGQTGFGIGGLGAGQGGKGPKPGYGNLGTGVLGGGGYGVGGLGGGGYGGYGGVPGGIFPGAGQKAGKRGAGGHLLPFGGAGTGTGTLPAGGPVIPQTGLPGGTGAGSGKKASKVPGVDVPGLYQGGFVPVNGFGNRGVLPGVATGNGLNQKSLGAGGQGGAGAGYGGQMQPGVFHGYPLKSPKTQGGQGAKPGGGKLPFGYGGFGNQGAGLPGGKSGPGSKPGFPIGTGVGTGGISAAQAKSAKYGLGGAGGFGAVAGGAGGFGPGAGGLGGGTGGRYPGQIPGAGYGPGSKAAKYGGVPGGVPGGLPGGVAGGVPGGVPGGVPGGVPGGGYLPSAKAAKYGGVPGGVPGGLPGGVPGGVPGGVPGGVPGGVPGGVPGGVPGGGGYLPSAKAAKYGGVPGGLPGGLPGGVPGGVPGGVPGGVPGYGGYQPGAKAAKYGGVPGGVPGGVPGGVPGGVPGGVPGGVPGGVPGGGGYLPSAKAAKYGGVPGGVPGGLPGGVPGGVPGGVPGGVPGGVPGGGVPGGVPGGVPGGLPGGGGYVPGAKAAKYGGVPGGGAGRLSGGVPFGVPANVPGFGGYQPAAKANNYGGVAGGVPSGVPGGVPGGVPGSVPGGVPGFGGYQPGAKAAKYGGVPGGVPGGIPGGIPGGIPGGLPGGIPGGIPGGVPGGVPGGGYSPSAKAAKYGGVPGGVPGGVPGGVPGGVPGGVPGGVPGGVPGGVPGGVPGGGYSPSAKAAKYGGVPGGVPGGVPGGVPGGVPGAVPGWAPFAVPGGGQRYPGSGPYSPAAKAAKYGGAGAGFGTGGLGGAGAGFGTGGLGGAGAGFGTGGLGGAGAGFGTGGRGGAGAGFGTGGLGGAGAGFGTGGLGGAGVGGRPSLVPGGVGQYSPASKAAKYGGAAAGLGGTGLGGPHGGIGGVPGLVPGVGGGPYSAAAKAAKYGGLGAGIGTGGLGGTGTGIGGVPGLVPGGGTGGQYAAAAAKAAKYGGAGAGLGTAGVVGTGIGGVPGLVPGGVGNGQYNAAAAAAAKAAKYGGAGAGLGAGGLGGTGGQLPGFVPGGGQYSPAAKAAKYGGAGAGLGTGGPGGAGGQVPGFVPGGVGGGPYSAAAKAAKYGGAGAHLGTGGLERRGGQVPGFLPGGFGGGQYSAAAKAAKYGGAGAGLGTGGLGGSGGLGGTGVGGGPGLVPGGGQYPAAAGAAKAAKYGGAGAGLGTGGLGGTGVGVPGLLPGGAESGQYSGAAAKAAKYGISTGGGAGVGAGLAGAGVGAGTVGGAVPGAGLALPGATPHTAVSGLPDGSAVAVPSGTGATVAGKPPKNIGPSGSPFPGPTPSASNGKATELPQPNVGVGTGSKAPKPIPQGTGTGVGPGGVGYPYGVPYGVGTGTGAAVLPGAKPLKPPVVGGAGGGAGIPLAAGGYQGGLPYPSAGGLGGAGGGAKAPKPGYGNLGGGGGGGGYQPQQGGYVPAPLTPQQAKAAKYIGNPLQGFLGGAGGGGGGGAYRGGAVAACQGKYCGRRK; encoded by the exons ATGGCTAACGGAAAGGTTCGGCTGCTCCTCCGTGGACTCTTCCTCGTAGCGGCGATTCAGCCCACTCTGCAAGGAG GCGTGTATGTACCACCTGGTGCGGGCATAGGCACTGGACCAGGAACTGGATTCTTTCCAG GGTCTACGGGAGGAGTGCCCGCCGGCTATAAACCAGCTAAAGCAGCAG GTGGTTATGGAGGTGGCGGGCAAGGCGGCGTCCCGGGAGGTCTGGTGCCAGGAGGTGTTGGCCAGACTGGATTTGGTATTGGAGGACTTGGAGCAG GACAAGGTGGAAAAGGACCTAAACCAG GTTATGGAAATCTAGGAACCGGAGTTCTCGGAGGTGGCGGCTATGGAGTTGGAGGCCTCGGCGGTG GTGGTTATGGGGGATATGGAGGAGTCCCTGGTGGAATCTTCCCAGGAGCTGGACAGAAGGCTGGTAAAAGAG GTGCTGGAGGCCATCTGCTACCATTTGGAG GAGCCGGAACTGGAACTGGAACTCTTCCTGCTGGAG GCCCCGTGATCCCCCAGACAGGTTTGCCAGGAGGGACTGGTGCTGGATCAGGAAAGAAAGCTTCCAAAGTACCAG GTGTGGATGTACCAGGGCTTTATCAAGGTGGATTCGTACCAGTAAATG GATTTGGAAACCGCGGAGTTCTTCCAGGAGTTGCCACTGGCAATGGCCTCAATCAAAAATCCC TTGGAGCAGGGGGACAGGGTGGAGCAGGAGCAG GCTATGGTGGGCAAATGCAGCCCGGAGTGTTCCATGGATACCCTCTGAAATCACCCAAAACTCAAG GTGGCCAGGGAGCAAAACCTGGAGGCGGAAAACTTCCCTTTG GTTACGGCGGTTTTGGTAATCAAGGAGCTGGACTTCCGGGAGGTAAAAGTGGCCCCGGCTCAAAGCCTGGATTTCCTATTGGGACTG GAGTTGGCACTGGTGGCATCTCAGCTGCACAGGCCAAATCTGCCAAATATG GTTTGGGTGGTGCTGGTGGTTTTGGTGCTGTTGCTGGTGGTGCTGGTGGATTTGGTCCTGGTGCAGGTGGTTTGGGTGGTGGCACAGGTGGACGATATCCAGGGCAGATTCCAGGAG CAGGCTATGGACCTGGGTCCAAAGCTGCTAAATATG GTGGTGTGCCAGGTGGTGTTCCTGGTGGCCTTCCAGGTGGTGTTGCGGGTGGTGTTCCTGGTGGCGTTCCAGGTGGTGTTCCTGGTGGTGTTCCAGGTGGTGGATATTTACCATCAGCCAAAGCAGCGAAATATG GTGGTGTACCAGGGGGTGTACCAGGTGGTTTACCAGGTGGTGTACCAGGgggtgtaccaggaggtgtaccaggaggtgtcCCCGGAGGTGTACCAGGGGGCGTACCAGgaggtgtaccaggaggtggTGGATATCTTCCGTCAGCAAAAGCAGCTAAATACG GTGGTGTCCCAGGAGGTCTACCAGGTGGTCTACCAGGGGGTGTGCCAGGTGGTGTGCCCGGTGGAGTGCCCGGTGGTGTACCAGGATATGGTGGATATCAGCCAGGAGCCAAAGCAGCTAAATATG GGGGCGTACCAGGGGGTGTACCAGGGGGCGTACCAGGGGGCGTACCAGGGGGCGTACCAGGTGGCGTACCAGGGGGTGTACCAGGGGGTGTACCTGGAGGTGGTGGATATCTCCCGTCAGCCAAAGCAGCTAAATATG GTGGTGTCCCAGGAGGTGTGCCAGGGGGTTTACCAGGTGGCGTACCAGGTGGTGTACCAGGTGGTGTACCAG GTGGTGTACCAGGCGGTGTACCTGGTGGTGGTGTTCCTGGTGGTGTACCGGGTGGCGTTCCAGGTGGCTTACCTGGAGGTGGCGGATATGTACCAGGAGCCAAAGCAGCTAAATACG GTGGTGTTCCAGGTGGTGGAGCAGGGCGTTTGTCAGGTGGGGTACCATTCGGTGTACCTGCTAATGTACCAGGATTTGGTGGATATCAACCAGCAGCCAAAGCAAATAATTATG GAGGTGTAGCAGGTGGAGTACCAAGTGGTGTTCCTGGTGGTGTACCCGGTGGCGTACCAGGCAGTGTGCCCGGTGGTGTACCAGGATTTGGCGGATATCAGCCAGGAGCCAAAGCAGCTAAATATG GTGGCGTCCCTGGTGGAGTACCTGGTGGTATCCCTGGTGGCATACCTGGAGGCATCCCTGGTGGTCTACCTGGTGGCATCCCTGGAGGCATACCTGGTGGTGTACCTGGTGGTGTTCCAGGAGGTGGATATTCACCATCAGCCAAAGCAGCTAAATATG GGGGTGTACCTGGCGGTGTACCTGGTGGTGTACCTGGCGGTGTACCTGGCGGTGTACCTGGTGGTGTACCTGGTGGTGTACCTGGTGGCGTACCTGGTGGTGTTCCAGGTGGTGTACCAGGGGGTGGATATTCACCATCAGCCAAAGCAGCAAAATATG GtggtgtaccaggaggtgtacCAGGAGGAGTGCCAGGTGGTGTGCCAGGTGGTGTGCCAGGTGCTGTGCCAGGTTGGGCACCATTTGCAGTACCAGGAGGAGGTCAGAGATATCCAGGCTCTGGTCCATACTCACCAGCAGCCAAAGCAGCAAAATATG gaggagcaggagcaggatttGGAACAGGAGGACTgggaggagcaggagcaggatttGGAACAGGAGGACTgggaggagcaggagcaggatttGGAACAGGAGGACTgggaggagcaggagcagggttTGGAACAGGAGGACGgggaggagcaggagcagggttTGGAACAGGAGGACTgggaggagcaggagcagggttTGGAACAGGAGGACTGGGAGGAGCAGGAGTAGGGGGAAGACCTAGTTTGGTACCAGGAGGAGTTGGACAGTACTCTCCTGCTTCAAAAGCTGCCAAATATG GAGGAGCTGCAGCAGGGTTAGGAGGTACAGGATTGGGAGGACCACATGGAGGAATAGGGGGAGTACCAGGTTTAGTCCCAGGAGTAGGGGGTGGACCATACTCTGCTGCTGCAAAAGCTGCTAAATATG GAGGACTGGGGGCAGGGATAGGAACTGGAGGACTGGGAGGAACAGGAACAGGGATAGGCGGAGTACCTGGTTTAGTTCCAGGAGGAGGAACAGGTGGACAATACGCTGCTGCTGCGGCAAAGGCTGCCAAATACG GTGGAGCAGGAGCAGGGTTAGGAACAGCCGGAGTCGTAGGAACGGGAATAGGAGGAGTGCCCGGTCTGGTACCAGGAGGAGTTGGAAATGGACAATAcaatgctgctgccgctgctgctgcaaagGCTGCCAAATATG gaggagcaggagcagggttGGGAGCAGGAGGCCTCGGAGGAACAGGTGGACAATTACCTGGTTTTGTTCCTGGAGGTGGACAGTACTCTCCTGCTGCAAAAGCTGCCAAATATG GTGGAGCAGGAGCAGGGTTAGGAACCGGGGGACCGGGTGGTGCAGGTGGGCAAGTACCTGGTTTTGTTCCAGGAGGAGTTGGGGGTGGACCATACTCTGCTGCTGCAAAAGCTGCCAAATATG GAGGAGCAGGCGCTCACTTAGGAACTGGTGGACTGGAACGTAGAGGTGGGCAAGTACCTGGTTTTCTTCCCGGAGGATTTGGAGGTGGCCAATACTCTGCTGCTGCAAAAGCTGCTAAATACG GGGGAGCAGGAGCTGGGTTAGGAACAGGAGGCCTGGGGGGATCAGGAGGACTGGGAGGAACAGGAGTAGGAGGAGGGCCTGGTTTGGTACCAGGAGGAGGACAATACCCCGCCGCTGCTGGTGCTGCAAAAGCTGCCAAATATG GAGGAGCAGGGGCCGGATTAGGAACAGGAGGACTGGGAGGGACGGGAGTAGGAGTGCCTGGTTTATTACCCGGAGGAGCTGAAAGTGGACAATATTCTGGTGCTGCTGCAAAAGCTGCTAAATATG GAATCTcaacaggaggtggagcagggGTTGGCGCAGGATTAGCAGGAGCAGGAGTTGGAGCAGGAACAGTTGGAG GGGCTGTTCCTGGAGCGGGTCTTGCCTTGCCAGGAGCGACCCCACACACTGCAGTTAGCGGCCTCCCTGATGGTTCTGCCGTTGCTGTGCCGAGTGGCACCGGTGCTACCGTTGCTGGAAAGCCAC CAAAGAATATAGGCCCTTCTGGATCTCCTTTTCCAG GCCCCACCCCTAGTGCCTCAAATGGGAAGGCCACAGAGCTCCCACAGCCCA ATGTTGGTGTCGGCACAGGAAGCAAGGCACCGAAACCCATTCCACAAG GCACTGGAACAGGTGTTGGTCCAGGTGGAGTAGGTTACCCTTATGGAG TTCCTTATGGAGTTGGAACTGGAACAGGGGCTGCAGTGTTGCCTGGTGCAAAGCCCTTGAAACCTCCCG TTGTGGGGGGAGCAGGAGGTGGTGCAGGAATCCCTCTGGCAGCAGGAGGATACCAAG